A section of the Paracoccaceae bacterium genome encodes:
- a CDS encoding NTP transferase domain-containing protein, whose translation MTGAPGKVFILIPAAGASTRMRGRDKLLEDIDGAALLARQARVALSAGACVGVTYDPAGSPRRMEVLAKLADPRLMTIPVPDAASGMSASLARGTAAAMTLGDGAALTGIMVLPADMPLIDGADIGAVIQAFLRAPGRIARGMGADGSPGHPVIFPRLCFDGLRTLVGDTGARALLQGEDITPVPLPGAHATLDLDTPEAWEAWRAGRG comes from the coding sequence ATGACCGGCGCGCCGGGAAAGGTCTTTATCCTGATCCCGGCGGCGGGCGCCTCGACCCGAATGCGTGGGCGCGACAAGCTGCTTGAAGACATTGACGGAGCGGCGCTGTTGGCGCGTCAGGCGCGTGTCGCCTTGTCGGCGGGCGCATGCGTGGGCGTCACCTATGATCCAGCGGGTTCACCCAGGCGGATGGAGGTGCTGGCGAAACTGGCGGATCCGCGCCTGATGACCATTCCGGTCCCTGATGCCGCCAGCGGCATGTCCGCCTCGCTGGCGCGGGGAACTGCGGCGGCGATGACACTTGGAGATGGGGCCGCACTGACCGGGATCATGGTGCTGCCTGCGGATATGCCCCTGATTGACGGGGCGGATATCGGCGCAGTCATCCAGGCATTCTTGCGCGCGCCGGGCCGTATTGCGCGGGGCATGGGCGCAGATGGCAGCCCCGGACATCCGGTGATTTTCCCGCGCCTCTGCTTTGATGGCCTGAGAACCCTTGTCGGGGATACCGGCGCGCGCGCGTTGTTGCAGGGCGAAGACATAACCCCCGTCCCCTTGCCGGGCGCGCACGCAACGCTGGACCTCGACACGCCCGAGGCATGGGAGGCATGGCGCGCCGGTCGTGGCTGA
- a CDS encoding branched-chain amino acid ABC transporter permease, with amino-acid sequence MSGRIHPVILFGIVAGLMIATGFIQSWNTALLILNFGLISAIMALGVNIQWGYAGLFNVGVMGFVALGGLGAVLVSMPPTNEAWAAGGVRVIIGLLAGAATIALAAFTQKRLTGRARVFAILAVLVGGFIVYRAIFDPAVEAIEDVNPAATGYLGGLGLPIIVAWPIGGLLAAGAAWIIGKTALGLRSDYLAIATLGIAEIIIAVLKNEDWLSRGVKNVIGMPRPYPVPYEVDLQKSESFLALAQDWGLDPITASSITVKLGYSLLFTVVLLALIWLTQAALNSPWGRMMRAIRDNEVSAEAMGKDVTARHLQVFILGSAICGLAGAMMTSLDGQLTPGAYQPLRFTFLVWVMVIVGGSGNNWGAVLGGFLIWFLWVQVEPIGLTVMSGITSLLPEGSALGERLIESAAHMRLLTMGVILLVVLRFSPRGLIPEK; translated from the coding sequence ATGAGCGGGCGTATTCATCCAGTCATCCTGTTCGGGATTGTCGCCGGTCTGATGATCGCCACCGGCTTTATCCAAAGCTGGAACACGGCCCTGCTGATCCTGAACTTCGGCCTGATCTCGGCAATCATGGCGCTGGGGGTGAATATCCAGTGGGGATACGCCGGGCTGTTCAACGTCGGGGTCATGGGGTTTGTGGCCCTTGGCGGGTTGGGCGCGGTGCTGGTGTCGATGCCCCCCACGAATGAGGCTTGGGCCGCAGGCGGTGTTCGCGTCATCATCGGTCTGCTGGCCGGGGCGGCAACCATTGCGCTGGCCGCGTTCACCCAGAAACGGCTGACAGGCCGCGCCCGCGTGTTTGCGATCCTTGCGGTGCTGGTCGGTGGTTTCATCGTCTATCGCGCCATCTTTGACCCCGCGGTCGAGGCGATCGAAGACGTCAACCCGGCGGCGACCGGATACCTCGGCGGGCTGGGCTTGCCGATTATCGTCGCCTGGCCCATCGGCGGGCTGCTGGCGGCAGGGGCCGCGTGGATCATCGGCAAGACGGCTTTGGGGCTACGCTCGGACTACCTCGCCATTGCGACGCTGGGCATTGCCGAGATCATCATCGCCGTACTGAAGAACGAAGATTGGCTGAGCCGGGGCGTCAAGAACGTCATCGGCATGCCGCGCCCCTATCCGGTGCCATATGAAGTTGATCTGCAAAAATCCGAAAGCTTCCTGGCCCTCGCGCAGGACTGGGGCCTTGATCCGATCACGGCCTCGTCGATCACCGTCAAGCTGGGGTATTCGCTGCTGTTCACGGTCGTTCTGCTGGCGCTGATCTGGCTGACGCAGGCGGCGCTGAACTCTCCCTGGGGGCGGATGATGCGGGCGATCCGCGATAATGAGGTTTCGGCCGAGGCGATGGGCAAGGACGTCACCGCGCGCCATTTGCAGGTATTTATCCTGGGCTCCGCGATTTGCGGGTTGGCGGGGGCGATGATGACCTCGCTCGATGGTCAGCTGACGCCGGGGGCCTATCAGCCGCTGCGATTTACCTTCCTGGTCTGGGTCATGGTGATTGTCGGCGGGTCCGGCAACAACTGGGGCGCGGTGCTGGGCGGTTTCCTGATCTGGTTCCTCTGGGTGCAGGTCGAACCCATCGGGCTGACCGTGATGAGCGGGATAACCAGCCTGTTGCCCGAAGGATCCGCGCTGGGCGAACGCCTTATCGAAAGTGCGGCGCATATGCGGCTGCTGACGATGGGTGTGATCCTGCTGGTCGTTCTGCGCTTCAGCCCGCGCGGTCTGATCCCCGAAAAATGA
- a CDS encoding branched-chain amino acid ABC transporter permease: MTDFLNALVVLGNFVIVPGIAYGSQLALGALGVTLIYGILRFSNFAHGDTMAFGAMSTILVTWALQGAGVSFGPLPTALLALPFGIAMTMLLLLFTDRTIYRFYRAQKAAPVILVIVSMGVMFIMNGLVRFVIGPDDQNFLDGERFIISAREFKAMTGLAEGLSIKTTQGITLVTAVFVVIALFWFLNRTRTGKSMRAFSDNEDLALLSGINPERVVMITWMLVATLATIAGVLYGLDKSFKPFTYFQLLLPIFASAIVGGLGNPLGAIAGGFIIAFAEVTVTYPLKKVLGYLLPDSLAPDSLVQLLSTDYKFAVSFVLLIIVLLFRPTGLFKGQAV; this comes from the coding sequence ATGACAGACTTTCTGAATGCCCTGGTCGTGCTGGGGAATTTCGTGATCGTGCCGGGGATCGCTTATGGCAGCCAGCTGGCGCTGGGCGCGCTGGGGGTGACGCTGATCTATGGCATCCTCAGATTCTCGAACTTCGCGCATGGCGACACGATGGCCTTCGGGGCGATGTCGACAATCCTTGTGACCTGGGCGCTTCAGGGTGCGGGCGTGTCCTTCGGACCGCTGCCCACGGCCCTGCTGGCCCTGCCCTTCGGTATCGCGATGACGATGCTGCTACTGCTGTTCACCGACCGAACCATCTATCGCTTTTACCGCGCGCAGAAGGCCGCGCCAGTGATCCTTGTGATCGTCTCGATGGGTGTGATGTTCATAATGAACGGCCTCGTCCGCTTCGTGATCGGCCCCGATGATCAGAACTTCCTGGACGGCGAGCGCTTCATCATCAGCGCGCGCGAGTTCAAAGCGATGACGGGCCTGGCCGAGGGGTTGTCCATCAAAACCACCCAAGGCATCACGCTGGTCACCGCAGTGTTCGTAGTCATCGCCCTGTTCTGGTTCCTGAACCGCACCCGCACCGGCAAATCGATGCGGGCGTTTTCGGACAACGAAGATCTGGCCCTGTTGAGTGGTATCAACCCCGAACGGGTCGTGATGATCACCTGGATGCTTGTTGCGACACTGGCGACGATTGCGGGCGTGCTCTACGGCCTCGATAAATCTTTCAAGCCTTTCACCTATTTCCAGCTTCTGCTGCCGATCTTCGCCTCGGCTATTGTCGGCGGACTGGGCAACCCGTTGGGCGCGATTGCCGGGGGGTTCATCATCGCTTTTGCCGAAGTGACGGTGACCTATCCGCTGAAAAAGGTGCTTGGCTATCTGCTGCCGGACTCGCTGGCGCCCGACAGCCTGGTTCAGCTGCTGTCCACCGACTATAAATTCGCGGTCAGTTTCGTGCTGCTGATCATTGTGCTGCTGTTCCGGCCGACCGGACTGTTCAAGGGGCAAGCTGTATGA
- a CDS encoding ATP-binding cassette domain-containing protein, whose product MNNTAQPVENASTEPFLIGDQMTGGYGTGADILHDCTVAVNPGEIAVIVGPNGAGKSTAMKAVFGMLNLRQGAVRIGGEDITHLTPQARVAKGMAFVPQTSNIFTSLTVEENLEMGAFLRRDDIRKTIEQVYDLFPILRDKRRQAAGELSGGQRQQVAVGRALMTQPQVLMLDEPTAGVSPIVMDELFDRIIEVARTGISILMVEQNARQALAIADKGYVLVQGSNAFTDTGKALLANDEVRRSFLGG is encoded by the coding sequence ATGAATAACACGGCGCAACCGGTTGAGAATGCATCGACCGAGCCTTTTTTGATCGGGGATCAGATGACCGGCGGCTATGGCACCGGGGCGGATATCCTGCATGACTGCACGGTGGCCGTGAACCCCGGAGAGATTGCCGTGATCGTCGGCCCGAACGGGGCTGGCAAGTCGACCGCGATGAAGGCGGTGTTCGGGATGCTGAACCTGCGGCAAGGCGCGGTGCGGATCGGGGGTGAGGATATCACCCATCTGACCCCGCAGGCACGTGTCGCCAAGGGCATGGCCTTCGTGCCGCAGACCAGCAACATCTTCACCTCGCTGACGGTGGAAGAGAACCTGGAAATGGGCGCCTTCCTGCGCCGCGACGATATCCGCAAGACGATCGAGCAGGTCTATGACCTGTTCCCGATCCTGCGCGACAAACGCCGTCAGGCGGCTGGAGAGCTGTCCGGTGGGCAGCGCCAACAGGTCGCCGTGGGTCGCGCCCTGATGACCCAGCCGCAGGTTCTGATGCTGGACGAACCGACCGCCGGGGTCAGCCCGATTGTCATGGATGAGCTCTTTGACAGGATTATCGAGGTTGCGCGCACCGGAATCTCGATCCTGATGGTGGAACAGAACGCGCGCCAGGCGCTGGCAATTGCCGACAAAGGTTATGTGCTGGTGCAGGGTAGCAACGCGTTTACCGACACCGGCAAGGCGCTGCTGGCCAATGACGAAGTCCGGCGGAGTTTCCTAGGCGGATGA
- a CDS encoding ATP-binding cassette domain-containing protein, with product MIEVHDIHKHFGGFHAVDGATLTIDQGSITGLIGPNGAGKTTLFNVIAGNLPPTSGRVTMDGEDITGLPPHTLFQKGLLRTFQIAHEFGSMTVRENLMMVPGDQSGEHILNSWLRRGQIAEEERALAKKADEVLEFLTISHLADERAGNLSGGQKKLLELGRTMMVDAKIVFLDEVGAGVNRTLLNTIGDAIIRLNKERGYTFVVIEHDMDFIGRLCDPVICMAEGKVLAEGTLDEIKANEHVIEAYLGTGLKNKEAVA from the coding sequence ATGATCGAAGTCCATGACATTCACAAGCACTTTGGCGGCTTTCACGCCGTCGATGGCGCGACGCTGACGATTGATCAGGGCTCGATCACCGGGCTGATCGGGCCCAATGGCGCAGGCAAGACCACCCTGTTCAACGTGATCGCCGGGAACCTGCCCCCCACGAGTGGGCGGGTGACGATGGATGGCGAAGATATCACCGGCCTGCCGCCACACACGCTGTTCCAAAAGGGCCTGCTGCGCACGTTCCAGATCGCGCATGAATTCGGCTCGATGACGGTGCGCGAAAACCTGATGATGGTGCCGGGTGATCAGTCGGGTGAGCATATTTTGAATTCGTGGCTGCGGCGCGGCCAGATTGCCGAAGAAGAACGCGCGCTGGCCAAAAAAGCGGACGAAGTGCTGGAGTTTCTGACCATCTCGCACCTCGCCGATGAACGCGCTGGTAACCTAAGCGGCGGGCAGAAGAAGCTGCTGGAACTGGGCCGCACCATGATGGTCGACGCCAAGATCGTGTTTCTGGATGAGGTTGGCGCGGGTGTGAACCGCACCCTGCTCAACACCATCGGCGACGCGATCATCCGGCTCAACAAGGAACGCGGCTATACCTTCGTTGTGATCGAGCATGACATGGATTTCATCGGCCGCCTGTGCGACCCGGTGATCTGCATGGCCGAGGGCAAGGTGCTGGCCGAAGGCACGCTGGACGAAATCAAGGCCAACGAACACGTGATCGAGGCCTATCTGGGCACCGGCCTGAAGAACAAGGAGGCAGTTGCATGA
- a CDS encoding helix-turn-helix domain-containing protein: MRQHALLKVPNPVSVPCGKLRSRCPVNDKLETTVEVDEAKQRRFVFVLLDNFTLLCFSAAIESLRIANRMSGQQLYSWSIMAEDGDVVRCSAGTAFHPDSDLLETGRDDTILICGGIDVARATTKRVIGWLRREARRGPVIGGLCTAGFTLAKAGLLDGKKATIHWENQDSFVEEFEDVTLTKSVFVVDGNRITTAGGTSSIDLMLKLIADDHGEPLAGAVADQLIYSSIRTDQDTQRLSVPTRIGVRHPKLSTVIQIMENNIEEPISPSILAKDVSMSTRQLERLFRRYLNRSPKRYYMELRLQKARNLLMQTDMSVINVALACGFASPSHFSKCYRAHYNTTPYRERGAQAARLSV, translated from the coding sequence TAAAGGTTCCGAATCCTGTTTCGGTTCCGTGCGGAAAATTGCGCAGCAGGTGCCCGGTGAACGACAAGCTGGAAACAACGGTCGAAGTTGACGAGGCCAAACAGCGCCGGTTTGTCTTTGTGTTGCTGGATAATTTCACCCTGCTTTGCTTTTCCGCCGCCATCGAAAGCCTGCGGATCGCCAATCGGATGTCCGGCCAACAATTGTATTCCTGGAGCATCATGGCCGAGGATGGCGATGTCGTGCGCTGCTCTGCCGGTACCGCGTTTCATCCCGACAGTGACCTGCTGGAAACCGGGCGCGATGACACGATCCTGATCTGCGGCGGCATTGATGTCGCCCGCGCGACGACAAAACGCGTGATCGGCTGGTTGCGCCGCGAAGCCCGGCGCGGCCCTGTGATTGGCGGCCTGTGCACCGCCGGGTTCACGCTGGCCAAGGCGGGGCTTCTGGATGGCAAGAAGGCGACCATTCACTGGGAAAATCAGGACAGTTTTGTCGAGGAATTCGAGGATGTTACCCTGACCAAATCGGTCTTCGTCGTCGACGGCAACCGGATCACCACGGCAGGCGGCACCAGTTCCATCGACCTGATGCTGAAGCTGATCGCCGATGACCACGGTGAGCCCCTGGCCGGGGCAGTGGCCGATCAGTTGATCTATTCCTCGATCCGAACCGATCAGGACACACAGCGGTTAAGCGTACCAACCCGCATCGGTGTGCGGCACCCAAAACTCAGCACCGTGATCCAGATCATGGAAAACAACATTGAAGAACCGATCAGCCCGTCGATACTGGCCAAAGACGTCTCGATGAGCACGCGCCAGCTGGAGCGTCTGTTCCGGCGTTACCTCAACCGGTCACCGAAGCGGTATTACATGGAGCTCAGGCTGCAAAAGGCGCGCAATCTGCTGATGCAGACGGATATGTCGGTGATCAATGTCGCGCTTGCCTGCGGTTTTGCCAGCCCTTCGCATTTCTCAAAATGCTACCGGGCGCATTACAACACGACCCCTTACCGCGAAAGAGGCGCGCAGGCTGCGCGCCTCTCGGTTTGA